One Mesorhizobium sp. J428 DNA segment encodes these proteins:
- a CDS encoding extracellular solute-binding protein, whose amino-acid sequence MTNKLLLNRRHLIATGAAALAAPFVITRQTYAQGKGEIIQCNFGGGVANAFRKAYGELFTQETGIPFKIVEVPSTETAVMSNASAPIYNSSYHSYSGAMKLNKMGVTETLKLADFPALKDVPKNMLPMLDDEHISGIPIQFIFYGLCYNTDFSKKEDFVSWKALADPKWKGQVTLTKPVFASLYDVPWYSYMLTGDQKQLEAGIQQHKAVSDNALTAYTSMAQNQQLLQRGDAVASAYYSSQVWTLKEEGATNVEVNIPQEGALMIPYVFVIPKNAPHMEAALEFARFAGTAAPQERNFAASGYIPLNTTAKIDEDLLVQRLGYSREDIVAKTYNPDWAYIESTREDLIKKIEAALG is encoded by the coding sequence ATGACCAATAAGCTGTTACTGAACCGCCGTCATCTGATTGCCACCGGTGCCGCCGCGCTTGCGGCGCCCTTCGTGATCACTCGGCAGACTTATGCCCAGGGCAAGGGCGAGATCATTCAGTGTAACTTCGGTGGCGGTGTCGCCAACGCCTTCCGCAAGGCCTACGGCGAGCTTTTCACCCAGGAAACCGGTATCCCGTTTAAGATCGTCGAGGTGCCGTCAACCGAGACGGCCGTCATGTCGAACGCGTCGGCGCCGATCTACAACTCGTCCTATCATTCCTATTCCGGGGCGATGAAGCTCAACAAGATGGGCGTGACCGAGACGCTGAAGCTCGCAGACTTCCCGGCGCTCAAGGACGTGCCGAAGAACATGCTGCCGATGCTGGATGACGAACACATCTCGGGCATCCCCATCCAGTTCATCTTCTACGGGCTCTGCTACAACACCGATTTCTCGAAGAAGGAGGACTTCGTCTCGTGGAAGGCGCTGGCCGACCCGAAGTGGAAGGGACAGGTGACGCTGACCAAGCCGGTCTTCGCCTCGCTCTATGACGTGCCGTGGTATTCCTACATGCTCACCGGCGACCAGAAACAGCTGGAGGCAGGAATCCAGCAGCATAAAGCTGTCTCCGACAACGCGCTGACGGCCTACACCTCAATGGCGCAGAACCAGCAGTTGCTCCAGCGCGGTGATGCCGTGGCTTCCGCCTATTATTCCAGCCAGGTCTGGACGCTGAAGGAGGAAGGCGCCACCAACGTCGAGGTCAACATCCCGCAGGAAGGGGCGCTGATGATCCCCTACGTGTTTGTGATCCCGAAGAACGCCCCGCATATGGAGGCCGCTCTCGAATTCGCGCGATTTGCAGGCACTGCGGCTCCGCAAGAGCGAAATTTCGCGGCTTCCGGCTACATCCCGCTGAATACCACTGCGAAGATCGACGAGGACCTCCTGGTGCAGCGCCTCGGATATTCGCGCGAGGACATTGTCGCCAAGACCTACAATCCTGACTGGGCCTACATCGAGTCCACGCGCGAAGATCTCATCAAGAAGATCGAAGCGGCCCTCGGCTAA
- a CDS encoding ABC transporter ATP-binding protein gives MSVGEVQVQAAVKRYGNVEAVRGVDLHIRGGEFLTLLGPSGCGKTTILRMVAGFEDPTAGRILIDGRDVTRVPTYRRPIGMVMQNLALFPHMDVSENVMFGLLLRKEDRATARRKAADALAMVGLAGYEERLIHQLSGGQKQRVALARSLVTEPAVLLLDEPLSALDLKLRQQMQDELKRIQKQVGTTFIFVTHDQEEAMSMSDRIAVVNHGLIEQLGSPQDVYDTPASLFVANFVGETNVFPGRVRETSGEMTQVSIDEVAQVVSARGTGFQIGDRVDVMVRPDYLRLGRPGPAGGLLGTVTDRRS, from the coding sequence ATGTCCGTGGGTGAAGTCCAGGTACAAGCCGCCGTCAAACGATATGGCAATGTCGAGGCCGTTCGAGGCGTCGATCTGCATATTCGAGGGGGAGAATTCCTGACGCTGCTTGGGCCCTCGGGCTGCGGCAAGACGACTATCCTGCGGATGGTCGCTGGATTCGAGGATCCGACGGCAGGCAGAATCCTGATCGACGGCCGCGACGTGACGCGGGTGCCTACCTATCGGCGGCCGATCGGCATGGTGATGCAAAACCTCGCGCTGTTCCCGCACATGGACGTCAGCGAGAACGTGATGTTCGGCCTTCTGCTTCGGAAGGAAGATCGCGCGACCGCACGGCGCAAGGCCGCGGATGCGCTCGCGATGGTCGGGCTCGCCGGCTACGAGGAGCGACTGATCCACCAGTTGTCGGGCGGACAGAAGCAGCGCGTCGCGCTGGCCCGTTCCCTGGTCACAGAGCCCGCCGTCCTTCTGCTGGACGAGCCGCTGTCCGCTCTCGACCTCAAGCTTCGCCAGCAGATGCAGGATGAACTCAAGCGCATCCAGAAGCAGGTTGGCACCACATTCATCTTTGTGACGCACGATCAGGAAGAGGCGATGAGCATGTCCGACCGTATCGCCGTCGTAAACCACGGCCTGATCGAGCAGTTGGGCTCGCCTCAGGATGTCTACGACACGCCCGCCTCGCTTTTCGTCGCGAACTTCGTCGGCGAAACCAACGTCTTTCCCGGCCGCGTCCGCGAAACAAGCGGCGAAATGACCCAGGTGAGCATCGATGAGGTGGCGCAGGTCGTCAGTGCCCGGGGGACCGGCTTCCAGATTGGCGACAGGGTCGACGTGATGGTTCGTCCGGATTACCTGCGCCTCGGCAGGCCCGGCCCTGCCGGCGGTCTGCTGGGGACCGTCACCGATCGTCGTTCGTAG
- a CDS encoding TetR/AcrR family transcriptional regulator, which yields MEDIAGLAEVSPPTIYNYFRSKSDILLGLLEISKEMMDEALDRIIEDPKGDPIDVICEFVRIDLQDGFDYRQKNVWRMISAAALEAQDERRAAYIEAQSIFTRKLERLIRQMQLRGHVDTDVDPRTAAQLLNAITRDCFRLYLIVEDMSIEEMHSRLRQQVQLVWRGLLRG from the coding sequence ATGGAGGATATCGCGGGCCTCGCCGAAGTATCGCCTCCCACGATCTACAATTATTTCCGATCGAAGAGCGACATTCTTCTCGGGCTTCTTGAGATCAGCAAGGAGATGATGGACGAGGCCCTCGACCGCATCATCGAAGATCCGAAAGGCGATCCGATTGACGTCATATGCGAGTTCGTTCGCATCGATCTGCAGGACGGCTTCGATTATCGGCAAAAGAACGTTTGGCGCATGATCTCGGCCGCCGCGCTCGAGGCGCAGGACGAACGGCGCGCCGCCTATATCGAGGCGCAATCGATCTTCACGCGCAAGCTCGAGCGGCTCATTCGGCAGATGCAATTGCGCGGCCACGTCGACACCGATGTCGATCCGCGCACGGCCGCGCAACTCCTGAATGCCATCACTCGCGACTGCTTCCGCCTCTACCTGATCGTCGAGGACATGAGCATCGAGGAAATGCACTCACGGCTGCGCCAGCAAGTCCAACTTGTCTGGCGCGGTCTCCTGCGCGGCTAG